Proteins found in one Mucilaginibacter gracilis genomic segment:
- a CDS encoding glycoside hydrolase family 3 C-terminal domain-containing protein: MNKHKILLLTLLLSVTSVRAQNAYLDPFNPTDVRVRDLISKLTLEEKVHQMMDVSPSVPRLNLPKYNWWNEALHGVARSGVATIFPQAIALGATFDQDLAKRESTAISDEARAMYNAAMVNGYNEKYGGLTFWTPNINIFRDPRWGRGQETYGEDPFLTSQIGVAFIQGLQGDDPEHLKVAACAKHFAVHSGPERLRHSFNAIASPKDLRETYLPAFKALVNARVEAVMCAYNRTNSEVCCGSNLLLDQILRDEWHFTGHVVSDCGAIVDFYMGHKVVPGQPEAVALAVKHGVDLNCGDEYPALIEAVKRGLITEKEIDKALATLLKTRFKLGLFDPKQNSPYNNIPVSVINSTDHRALAKEVALKSIVLLKNEKCLPLKNNLSKYYITGPNAASVDALMGNYYGVNPHMSTILEGIAGAIQPGSQMQYKPGILLDRDNNNPIDWTTGDAKASDVTFVVMGITGLLEGEEGEAIASPNYGDRLDYNLPKNQIDFLRKIRKGNKNKVVAIITGGSPMNLSEVHELADAVLLAWYPGEEGGNAVADILFGKVSPSGRLPVTFPKSFAQLPPYEDYSMKGRTYRYMTAEPMYTFGYGLSYSTYTYSSLTLSEKQIKKNMTIIAETMVTNTGKMEGEEVVQLYITVPQTEKNPQYSLKGFKRVNLKAGESRKVQFQITPDLMKSVDANGSEVLLSGSYVVRIGGASPSKRSLSLGAAIPTQGKFIVR, from the coding sequence ATGAATAAACATAAAATCTTATTATTAACCTTACTATTGTCGGTTACATCTGTAAGAGCTCAAAACGCATATCTTGACCCCTTTAACCCCACAGACGTACGCGTTCGAGACCTGATTTCCAAACTTACACTTGAAGAGAAAGTTCACCAAATGATGGATGTAAGCCCATCGGTGCCACGCTTAAATTTGCCGAAATATAATTGGTGGAACGAGGCCCTACACGGTGTAGCACGCTCCGGTGTCGCTACAATTTTTCCTCAGGCTATCGCCCTTGGGGCAACTTTTGATCAGGATCTGGCGAAACGTGAATCGACGGCGATATCCGACGAAGCTCGTGCTATGTACAACGCAGCTATGGTTAACGGGTATAATGAGAAGTATGGAGGTTTAACTTTCTGGACACCCAATATAAACATTTTTCGTGATCCGCGTTGGGGACGTGGACAGGAAACTTACGGCGAAGATCCATTTTTAACTTCACAAATAGGTGTAGCCTTTATCCAGGGCTTACAAGGTGACGACCCGGAGCATTTAAAAGTAGCGGCCTGCGCCAAGCATTTTGCCGTACATAGTGGGCCGGAACGGTTACGCCACTCTTTCAATGCCATAGCATCACCAAAAGACTTACGAGAAACCTATCTACCGGCTTTTAAAGCATTAGTTAATGCCAGGGTTGAAGCAGTGATGTGCGCTTATAACCGTACCAATAGCGAGGTTTGCTGTGGCAGTAATTTATTGCTGGATCAGATTTTACGGGATGAATGGCATTTTACAGGGCATGTAGTATCGGATTGTGGTGCTATAGTGGATTTTTATATGGGGCATAAGGTGGTCCCTGGACAGCCGGAAGCTGTAGCGCTTGCTGTTAAACATGGTGTAGACCTCAACTGTGGCGATGAATACCCCGCATTGATTGAGGCCGTAAAACGCGGTTTGATTACTGAAAAGGAAATTGATAAGGCTTTGGCGACATTGCTTAAAACCCGCTTTAAATTAGGTCTATTTGACCCTAAACAAAACAGCCCTTACAACAATATCCCCGTAAGTGTGATCAATAGTACAGATCACCGTGCATTGGCGAAAGAAGTAGCTTTAAAATCTATTGTACTATTAAAAAACGAAAAGTGCCTGCCGTTGAAAAACAACTTATCTAAATACTACATTACCGGTCCGAATGCTGCTAGTGTAGATGCCTTAATGGGTAATTATTACGGTGTTAACCCACATATGAGTACTATTTTAGAAGGTATAGCAGGTGCTATTCAACCAGGTAGTCAGATGCAATACAAACCTGGCATTTTACTGGACAGAGATAATAATAATCCAATAGACTGGACTACCGGCGATGCTAAAGCATCCGATGTGACTTTTGTAGTGATGGGTATTACTGGTTTGCTGGAAGGCGAAGAAGGCGAAGCCATAGCATCGCCAAATTACGGAGACAGACTGGATTACAATTTGCCAAAAAACCAGATTGATTTTCTGCGTAAGATTAGAAAAGGGAACAAAAACAAAGTAGTAGCCATTATTACAGGCGGTAGTCCGATGAATCTCTCGGAAGTACACGAACTGGCTGACGCCGTTTTATTAGCCTGGTATCCAGGTGAAGAAGGAGGCAACGCTGTAGCGGATATCTTATTCGGTAAAGTATCCCCATCGGGCAGATTACCGGTAACTTTTCCAAAATCATTTGCGCAATTACCGCCTTACGAAGATTATTCGATGAAAGGGCGCACTTACCGTTACATGACAGCCGAACCGATGTACACCTTTGGTTATGGCTTAAGTTATTCAACTTATACTTATTCGTCGTTAACTTTATCTGAAAAACAGATTAAAAAGAATATGACAATTATCGCTGAAACCATGGTAACCAATACAGGAAAAATGGAAGGTGAAGAAGTTGTTCAGTTATACATCACGGTTCCCCAAACCGAGAAGAACCCTCAATACTCGTTAAAAGGTTTCAAAAGGGTTAATCTCAAAGCAGGCGAATCGAGAAAGGTACAATTTCAAATTACACCCGATTTAATGAAAAGCGTTGATGCTAACGGAAGTGAGGTATTGTTATCCGGCAGCTATGTGGTCAGAATAGGGGGGGCGTCGCCTTCAAAACGAAGTTTGTCTTTAGGTGCTGCAATCCCAACTCAAGGAAAGTTTATTGTCAGATAG
- a CDS encoding heavy metal translocating P-type ATPase codes for MKKQTPAKAADKKQPRVDISTARDKEEKHDLHENEPGHDHEHGDLFGKNTELIFAILSGVFLALGFGLSFIHSLPPLTSTIVFGIGYFFGGFFTTKEAYEAVSKGQFEIDFLMLVAAVGAAFLGEWAEGTLLLFLFSFGHSLEHYAMGKATRSIAALADFAPKTAIVRRDGKETEVPIEELVIGDIIIIKPNSKISADGAIIKGESSVNQAPITGESVPVDKSPVADPDKEHDDKTLKAENKVFAGTINGSQVLEVKVTKLAADSTLSRLVKLVNDTEAQKSPTQLFTDKLQMIYVPVVLILVVLLLFAYLVIDEPFSKSFYRAMAVLVAASPCALAISTPSAVLSAIARAARGGVLIKGGGPLEELGGLTAIAFDKTGTLTEGKPALTGVVALAKFSEDEVLEIAIAVEKLSDHPLAAAIVKGGLERLKQKDIPSAKNLQAVTGHGVKATVGSKKVVIGNRSLFDKLSEDIHARVEKLEKGGNTTMLVEQEGEMIGLISLMDVPRKEAKRTLKELKDLGIKRMIMLTGDNQQVAEAVAKQIGITDAMGGLLPEHKVKAVQDLIKKEKKVAMIGDGVNDAPAMAKSTVGIAMGAAGSDVALETADIALMADRLDHLPFAIGLSRQSRRIIRQNLVISLGMVAVLIPLTILGISGIGPAVIGHEGSTLVVVFNGLRLLIYQNNRK; via the coding sequence ATGAAAAAACAAACACCGGCTAAAGCGGCTGATAAAAAACAACCACGGGTTGATATCTCAACCGCCAGAGATAAAGAGGAAAAACATGATCTTCATGAGAATGAACCAGGTCATGACCATGAACACGGTGACCTATTCGGTAAAAATACGGAATTGATATTTGCCATTCTATCGGGAGTCTTTTTGGCTCTAGGTTTTGGACTTTCTTTTATCCATTCCCTGCCACCGCTAACCAGCACGATAGTATTCGGGATCGGCTACTTCTTTGGTGGATTCTTTACCACGAAGGAAGCTTATGAAGCCGTCAGTAAAGGACAGTTCGAGATCGACTTCCTAATGCTGGTTGCTGCTGTTGGCGCTGCATTCCTTGGCGAATGGGCAGAAGGCACATTACTGCTGTTCCTGTTCAGTTTCGGTCATTCCCTGGAGCATTATGCGATGGGAAAAGCGACCAGGTCCATCGCTGCCTTAGCAGACTTCGCACCTAAAACAGCGATCGTTCGCCGTGACGGAAAAGAAACAGAAGTGCCAATCGAAGAACTGGTGATCGGCGATATCATCATTATCAAACCGAACAGCAAGATCTCTGCGGATGGCGCAATAATTAAAGGGGAAAGCAGTGTGAACCAGGCACCGATAACCGGGGAAAGCGTACCGGTTGATAAGTCACCGGTAGCGGATCCAGACAAAGAACACGATGACAAAACCCTCAAAGCAGAAAATAAGGTATTCGCCGGAACGATCAACGGCAGCCAGGTATTGGAAGTGAAAGTAACCAAACTGGCGGCTGATTCTACCCTGTCGAGATTGGTTAAGCTGGTCAACGATACCGAGGCACAGAAATCGCCTACCCAATTATTTACGGATAAGCTTCAAATGATATATGTGCCGGTTGTACTGATCTTAGTGGTGCTTCTGCTATTTGCGTACCTGGTCATTGATGAACCTTTCAGCAAAAGTTTTTACAGGGCGATGGCGGTATTGGTGGCGGCAAGTCCCTGTGCCCTGGCTATTTCTACGCCTAGTGCGGTACTCAGTGCCATTGCGCGCGCCGCAAGAGGCGGCGTACTGATCAAAGGCGGCGGACCTTTGGAAGAACTCGGCGGATTAACAGCGATTGCTTTTGATAAGACAGGGACGCTAACCGAGGGCAAACCAGCTTTAACCGGTGTAGTCGCTTTAGCCAAATTTTCGGAAGATGAGGTTTTAGAGATCGCAATCGCCGTTGAAAAATTAAGCGATCACCCTTTGGCTGCCGCGATAGTTAAAGGCGGCCTGGAACGGTTGAAACAAAAAGATATTCCATCAGCAAAAAACCTTCAAGCAGTTACCGGGCATGGCGTTAAAGCCACGGTAGGCAGCAAAAAGGTTGTTATCGGTAATCGCAGCCTGTTTGACAAACTTTCTGAAGATATACACGCCCGGGTTGAAAAACTGGAGAAGGGAGGAAATACTACTATGCTGGTAGAACAGGAAGGCGAAATGATTGGCCTGATCTCTCTGATGGATGTTCCCCGCAAGGAAGCCAAAAGAACATTAAAGGAATTGAAAGACCTGGGTATCAAGCGCATGATCATGCTTACGGGTGATAACCAGCAGGTAGCGGAAGCTGTAGCCAAACAGATCGGGATAACTGATGCCATGGGTGGCTTATTACCCGAGCACAAAGTAAAAGCTGTGCAGGACCTGATCAAAAAAGAAAAGAAAGTAGCGATGATCGGTGACGGTGTAAATGACGCCCCCGCAATGGCTAAAAGTACCGTAGGCATAGCCATGGGTGCGGCAGGATCTGATGTGGCCCTGGAAACCGCGGATATAGCCTTAATGGCCGACAGGCTTGATCACCTGCCGTTTGCCATCGGGCTAAGCCGCCAGTCCCGCCGGATCATCAGGCAAAATCTGGTGATCAGTTTAGGGATGGTCGCTGTTCTTATACCTTTGACCATTTTGGGTATTTCCGGCATCGGCCCGGCGGTTATCGGCCATGAGGGGTCAACCCTGGTGGTTGTTTTTAATGGGTTACGTTTATTGATTTACCAGAATAATCGAAAATAG
- the pelA gene encoding pectate lyase translates to MQTRFFKSLLSLAAIFFVARLCAQDLRADNMLRFQRPSGGWFKQFRGKAFSYNQEFSATDKTDIAFEVLEGAATIDNNATNMEIRYLVKIYKSIPNPLYLASAERGIRYLLKAQYPNGGFPQYYPDHGLYRNEITYNDNAMINALNLLMDVALGRNGLDVIDRKLIDSCRNGVDRGIRCILNTQIIQSGRLTGWCQQYDERTLQPAKARAYELPSVSGSESVGIIRFLMDQPYPTQEMKASVKAAVQWLNDVKIVGYKVVSVPAPGTEKGTDKKMAVDPTSIMWARYYEIGTDRPFFCNRDGIKVYTLQELSYERRNGYAWYGNWPEQLLAKDYPDWLRKWN, encoded by the coding sequence ATGCAAACACGTTTTTTTAAAAGCCTGCTGAGTTTGGCCGCGATATTTTTTGTCGCCCGTCTCTGCGCGCAAGATCTTCGGGCAGACAATATGCTTCGTTTTCAAAGGCCCTCAGGCGGATGGTTTAAACAGTTTCGGGGAAAGGCTTTTAGCTACAACCAGGAGTTCTCAGCAACAGATAAAACGGATATAGCCTTTGAGGTTCTAGAAGGTGCGGCGACCATCGACAATAACGCCACAAACATGGAGATTAGGTATCTTGTAAAAATATACAAATCCATACCAAACCCCCTTTACCTTGCCTCTGCTGAAAGGGGCATACGTTATCTGTTAAAAGCCCAATACCCGAACGGGGGGTTTCCTCAGTATTATCCGGATCATGGCCTTTACCGTAACGAGATAACTTACAATGACAATGCGATGATCAACGCACTTAATCTTCTCATGGACGTCGCACTTGGCCGGAATGGCCTGGATGTGATCGACCGGAAATTAATAGATTCCTGCAGGAATGGTGTGGACAGAGGGATTAGATGCATCTTAAACACCCAGATCATTCAAAGCGGAAGATTAACGGGGTGGTGCCAGCAATATGACGAACGTACTTTGCAGCCAGCAAAAGCCCGTGCCTACGAACTGCCTTCGGTAAGCGGATCGGAAAGCGTTGGCATAATCCGATTTTTAATGGATCAACCTTATCCTACACAGGAAATGAAAGCCTCTGTTAAGGCAGCCGTCCAATGGTTGAACGATGTAAAAATCGTCGGCTATAAGGTGGTGAGTGTTCCGGCTCCCGGGACGGAGAAAGGAACAGATAAAAAAATGGCAGTTGATCCTACCTCGATTATGTGGGCAAGATATTATGAAATAGGAACGGACAGGCCTTTTTTTTGTAACCGGGATGGTATAAAAGTTTATACCTTACAGGAACTTTCTTACGAACGGCGCAACGGCTATGCCTGGTATGGGAATTGGCCTGAGCAATTGTTGGCAAAAGATTATCCCGATTGGCTCAGGAAATGGAATTGA
- a CDS encoding RagB/SusD family nutrient uptake outer membrane protein, with protein MKMNITKLIKRNILLLFFMISVFSCKKIFDYQPENVLDITKNYQDVNDADAVILGLYGKFAKVMDKYIVLNELQGDLMDVTPNADKYLKEINEHSATTDNPWADPKPFYALVIDCNDIMYNFKEMLRTRRMTQAEFDIRYSEVTTVWVWVYLQLGIQYGSVPFVTDPLATIDAVKDPSKSPTVSFDVLIDNLIAMIRTVPVLNPIALTDETHTPIIVTAGSSLIRVIDGYSTSRMFLNRYFLFGDVFLWKGSYAEAAHYYRAAMDLSEYVKISSGSGSYPDFFRVTGSKGEATGPTWDSDFISPFDGDIKSDIISQVPFDKKFQPGNPFISLFSHAGKYLLKPSAKSINNWDIQYRSDNSPIDIYRGPDKSYSMGPEPEVKKLIAGFNKLNPLETTGKFIIQRSRGLHLRFLEAANRDGRDQLAYALLNNGLKAAYTGPPPVPANVVNIMQSFDANPDYYFDARAGQFPPYVGIWSGNIGIRGNASLVPVKVDSVKYFDMSVPALWDKPVKDAKGLAIAQEDLILKENALEMAFEGVRWTDLVRVGLRREKEIPGSGLAFMQATVAAKFIAAGKSVPPGVAQLGSSVANWYLPFKR; from the coding sequence ATGAAAATGAATATAACAAAGTTAATTAAGCGGAATATTTTGCTTTTATTTTTTATGATAAGTGTTTTTTCCTGTAAAAAAATCTTTGATTACCAGCCCGAGAACGTACTTGATATCACGAAAAATTACCAGGACGTAAATGACGCCGATGCTGTTATCCTGGGTTTATATGGGAAATTCGCAAAGGTCATGGATAAATATATCGTATTGAATGAATTGCAGGGCGACCTGATGGATGTAACACCGAATGCGGATAAATATCTTAAGGAAATCAATGAGCATAGTGCGACAACCGATAACCCCTGGGCGGATCCGAAGCCCTTTTATGCTCTGGTCATTGACTGCAATGATATCATGTACAATTTCAAAGAGATGTTGAGAACCAGAAGAATGACTCAGGCAGAATTTGATATCAGGTATTCTGAGGTCACTACAGTTTGGGTATGGGTATACCTTCAACTTGGTATTCAATATGGATCAGTGCCGTTTGTGACCGACCCATTGGCAACGATCGATGCCGTAAAGGACCCATCAAAATCGCCCACCGTAAGTTTTGACGTGCTAATCGATAATCTGATTGCAATGATCAGAACGGTTCCGGTGCTGAACCCCATAGCCCTGACGGACGAAACACATACACCAATCATCGTGACGGCGGGTTCATCATTGATCCGTGTAATCGATGGCTACAGTACATCGAGAATGTTCCTAAACAGGTACTTTCTTTTTGGCGATGTCTTTTTATGGAAAGGAAGTTACGCAGAGGCGGCGCATTACTACCGGGCTGCGATGGATCTATCTGAATACGTAAAAATTTCTTCTGGGTCGGGGTCATATCCCGATTTTTTCAGGGTGACCGGCAGTAAAGGAGAGGCGACAGGTCCTACCTGGGACAGCGATTTTATATCCCCTTTCGATGGCGATATCAAAAGTGATATCATCAGCCAGGTGCCCTTTGATAAAAAATTCCAACCTGGCAATCCTTTCATCAGTCTTTTTTCGCACGCGGGAAAATACCTGCTGAAGCCATCTGCCAAATCCATTAACAACTGGGATATACAGTACCGATCTGATAATTCACCCATCGACATTTATAGGGGGCCTGACAAATCGTACTCTATGGGTCCGGAGCCGGAAGTAAAGAAGCTAATCGCGGGCTTTAATAAACTCAACCCTTTGGAAACAACAGGAAAATTTATTATTCAGCGATCAAGAGGACTTCACCTTCGTTTTTTGGAAGCGGCCAACAGGGACGGCCGTGACCAATTAGCCTACGCCTTGTTAAACAATGGCTTAAAAGCGGCCTATACCGGTCCTCCTCCTGTTCCCGCTAATGTGGTGAACATTATGCAAAGCTTTGATGCGAACCCGGATTATTATTTCGATGCCAGAGCTGGGCAGTTTCCTCCTTACGTAGGGATATGGAGCGGTAATATTGGTATTAGGGGAAATGCCAGCCTCGTACCCGTTAAAGTTGATTCTGTAAAGTACTTTGATATGTCGGTACCGGCACTATGGGATAAACCTGTCAAGGATGCCAAAGGTCTGGCGATCGCCCAGGAGGATCTCATTCTGAAGGAAAACGCACTTGAAATGGCTTTTGAAGGGGTACGATGGACTGACCTTGTCCGGGTCGGGCTAAGACGGGAAAAGGAAATACCGGGGTCTGGGCTGGCGTTCATGCAGGCAACTGTTGCTGCGAAGTTCATAGCCGCTGGGAAATCAGTGCCTCCGGGTGTGGCCCAACTCGGGTCTAGTGTAGCGAACTGGTACCTGCCCTTTAAAAGATAG
- a CDS encoding TolC family protein yields the protein MLTIQTDSINVANNPQVNVDLQNIEVANARIAVERSKGLPDLTLGYNQQFVIAAFDPANINRGYSPGTRIAGIQVGVALPLFNGANRARVKAERLSAQVAQTNYQLTQSQILLQYQQEWQQYLKFKQSADYYLAGGLKQADEQLRIAQVSFNLGEIGYVEYIQNMSAAVQVKVAYIEALSRLNQSAIQLQFIKGE from the coding sequence ATGCTTACTATACAAACCGATAGCATCAACGTTGCCAATAATCCGCAGGTGAATGTTGACCTGCAAAATATCGAGGTAGCGAACGCACGGATCGCGGTAGAAAGATCGAAAGGTTTACCGGACCTGACTTTAGGCTATAACCAACAATTTGTGATCGCCGCCTTTGATCCGGCGAATATCAACCGCGGGTATAGCCCCGGAACGCGTATTGCCGGGATTCAGGTGGGTGTCGCCCTGCCATTGTTCAATGGCGCTAACCGTGCAAGGGTAAAGGCTGAACGCTTGTCAGCTCAGGTCGCTCAAACCAATTATCAGCTAACGCAATCACAGATACTTTTGCAATACCAGCAGGAATGGCAGCAATATCTCAAGTTTAAACAGTCGGCCGACTATTATTTAGCGGGCGGACTTAAACAGGCGGATGAGCAACTTCGCATTGCGCAGGTGTCATTTAACCTGGGTGAGATCGGCTATGTTGAATACATCCAGAATATGTCAGCCGCCGTACAGGTCAAGGTGGCCTATATCGAAGCGTTAAGCCGCTTGAACCAGTCAGCTATCCAATTACAATTTATCAAAGGAGAATAA
- a CDS encoding efflux RND transporter periplasmic adaptor subunit, which produces MNHHKYIAIALFIGVAFASCSGDAGTEASSDTAKAKTEKPDGLELTPEQMQTVGIVVGPVTQKNLDSVIKANGQLAVPPQNKADVSILSGGIIDHISVIEGQQVKRGQLLATIKNQDLIRIQQDYLAAKNNFTYVQAEYSRQKQLQEAGAGTGKSFQLSEATYNAEHSRLTAYESQLSQLGISPGKIASGRIVSQFPVLSPIGGTVGQITANTGAFVQPGTSIMEVVDNSKIHCDLTVFEKDLMHVKVGQKVSFQLTNQENELITGTINGVNKSFENESKGVTVHAVINNKQQKNLIPGMYVTALISTGSRLMPAVPVDAVVRSEGKQFIFAVVPSDEKSGTVKFKKAEVATGVTELGFVQIKPLQDLPASVKVALKGAFYLQSKAAGGAEDK; this is translated from the coding sequence ATGAACCATCATAAATACATCGCAATCGCCCTTTTTATAGGGGTCGCTTTTGCCTCTTGCTCGGGGGATGCAGGTACCGAAGCAAGTTCAGATACGGCAAAAGCCAAAACGGAAAAACCGGATGGCCTGGAACTTACACCGGAGCAGATGCAAACTGTTGGCATCGTGGTCGGCCCGGTCACGCAAAAGAATCTGGACTCGGTGATCAAAGCCAACGGGCAATTAGCTGTTCCGCCACAGAATAAAGCAGACGTCAGTATTCTTTCAGGCGGGATCATTGATCACATCAGCGTAATTGAAGGGCAGCAGGTCAAACGCGGACAGTTGCTGGCCACCATCAAGAACCAGGACCTGATCAGGATCCAACAGGATTATTTAGCGGCCAAAAATAATTTCACTTACGTCCAGGCTGAATATAGCCGGCAAAAGCAATTGCAGGAAGCAGGTGCCGGAACAGGAAAATCCTTTCAGTTATCAGAAGCTACTTACAATGCGGAACACTCCCGTCTTACCGCTTACGAAAGCCAGTTGAGTCAATTGGGCATATCACCTGGTAAAATTGCCAGCGGTCGTATCGTTTCTCAATTTCCGGTGCTGTCACCCATTGGTGGAACAGTGGGACAGATCACGGCCAATACCGGCGCGTTCGTCCAGCCTGGGACTTCCATTATGGAAGTGGTAGATAATTCTAAAATTCACTGCGATCTCACCGTATTTGAAAAAGACCTGATGCATGTTAAAGTAGGCCAGAAAGTAAGTTTCCAGCTGACCAACCAGGAAAATGAGCTCATTACCGGGACGATCAATGGGGTAAATAAATCTTTTGAGAATGAAAGCAAGGGGGTTACAGTACATGCGGTGATCAATAATAAGCAACAAAAGAACCTGATTCCCGGTATGTATGTTACCGCGCTGATCAGTACCGGCAGCAGGCTTATGCCAGCAGTGCCGGTGGACGCGGTAGTCAGGTCGGAAGGCAAACAGTTCATTTTTGCGGTCGTGCCGTCAGATGAGAAAAGCGGTACCGTGAAATTCAAAAAAGCTGAAGTCGCAACGGGTGTAACGGAACTGGGATTTGTGCAGATCAAACCGCTTCAAGATTTGCCTGCATCGGTAAAAGTGGCATTAAAAGGCGCATTTTATTTACAGTCTAAAGCTGCCGGTGGCGCAGAGGACAAATAA